The Elgaria multicarinata webbii isolate HBS135686 ecotype San Diego chromosome 13, rElgMul1.1.pri, whole genome shotgun sequence region ataaggaaaacatggttgggaggaggggtgtTGTTCTGTGATTGGAAGCTTAAGCTTCTAATCACTGGATAGTTTCACCAGGGCTCCCTAATTCCagtgctttggggtggggtgggggatgttgaagtaatatatTGCAGGAACTGATCCAGTGTTCCTTGCTAGTTCTCTCCCCCAGGAAAAGGGACATTGAAAGAAGTGTAATGGAGCCTGTGGGACCCAAGAGAGTACCATTGGGTGCTTGGTTGACAAAGATTGGATGTTCAAGTACTTCTTTCTCTGCATAATTCACATCCATCATCCACCCCTGTCCTAATGTACTTCCTGTGACTTTGGTGCTAACTGAgcaaaacccaaaaaacccttaAAACTATTTTTCATTTATAATAACCCCCCATAAACCTGCACTTATCCTTTGGAAAtcttgcaggtttcttgcctggggTATCTCTAAGACATCTGTTATTTTCCTACAAATGGACTAAAAaaccactgggggagggggagaacccaCCTCCTGCCCCACAACCATTCAAATGTTCCTACAAAGAACACTGCACTTATCCTTTGAAAATTTTGCTGGTTTCTTGACTAGGGTCACCCCTGTGCTGTATATCATTTCCATAACAATTGACTACCAAAAATGGGGTGATAAGCACATCCCTTTATTGAAACTCCCAAATTGTAAAGACTGCtcttgcacaaatctccctgcACATATTCATCTGAAAACCGGCAGGCTCGATTCCTCCAAAAGGGGCAACTCTCCCTGCAAATTTCTTCCTGCTAATAAAAACAAGATTTAAAGGCGTACAGCACAAAAATGCTTGCACAAATGTGGCAGATGTAGCCTCTTCACATGGCTTATCATGCAAGTGtcatccaattctgacaaacagaaaaaaagttatagccatTTGTTGGTTCCTAGAGAAGAGTCAATGGGAAGAATGAAGATTTTGGATTTGCGAATCAAGATTCTGACCGGAGTCAAATTGATCCAACCCGAATGGGGCTACTTTCTGAATTGCTGAATCAGGGTACCAGCCAAACCTTATGGTTGGTGCTCACCCCTAGTATCTGCAGGAAGGGGCTTCTCCTCTCCTGGGCAGGTTTGGATGGAGAGGAGTGCCTGCACTCACTCACCGAAGCACTGAGAGTAcagctcccgcctcacagggcagATGCCCGTCTCGCGGGCCTGGCGCTGCTGGAGTTTGAGGTCCAGCTGCTCTTGCAGATGCACAACGTCCATGCGTGTGCTGGGGGTGCTGGACACCTGCTGGATCCACAGCTGGTTCTCTTCCATCCATTCTCTATAGCAAGGCAAGCAGAAAGATGTCAGAGCAAGCGGCCTAAGTGGGCCCCAAGACTTCTGTGCTGATGTCCCATGACTCCTAGGAGTGCCTTGGGCAACTCACCAGGGCAACTCCCTCTGCAGGCCTGGCCCTTTGCACATGCGTGTGCGCTGCAAGGAGAGGCACGGGAGGGCCCAGGCCCTGGCTGGCTGCTTGCTTGCTGAGCAGTGGCACCTCTTCCTTGGGCACCCCCGGAACGGCTGCCAGGGCATTGGCCTCCGAGACGCGTGGACGCGTCCGCTGTGCCTCGGGCAGGGCCCGTGGGAGGCGCTCACCTGGGCGGTAGGATGGCGTTGAGGATCTCCTCGGCTTGCTTGCTGGGGTCGGCGGCGGGCGAGGGCGCCTTGCCCTTGGGCGGCGAGACGGGCGCCGCGGGCGGCTGCACCTGCGGGGTCGCCTTCAGGGGCCGGGCCTGCGGGAGCGGAGCGGGGCTGAGCACGGCCGCGGAGAGGCCGCCCGGGCCCCGAGTCGAGgaggagccggagccggagccggagccggagccggagccgccgcccgccccccccccccccgcgacgcGACCTACCTTGGGCGAGCGCTTGTCGGTGTTGCGGCTCACCAGCACCGGCGTCTCGTAGCGGAGCAGCGAGTCCGCGGGCGGGATCATCGCGGCGGCGGGTCGGGGTCCTGCGGCGGCGCGGTTGCCTTGGCGACGGGGACGCGCTGCCGGCCGGCCTCCCGCTCACGCGACTCGGGCGAGGGGGCGCATGCGCGGCGCGGGCCTGTCCCTTCCCGGAGCAGAGGCCCAGGCTGCCCCGCGCTGCTCCCCGCCCAGGGCGGAAGCGCGACCGCCGGCCTCGCGTCCCAAATGCCTCGTGCCGAAATGGCCGGCCGGAAGCGTCCCCCTCGCTGCCTCTGACGGCGTGGGCCCTGGCCAGGCCCTCGAGCCGCCTTTGGACCTGCGGCGTGAGGCGGCTGCCCCAAGCGGAGCAGCCGGCAGGGGGCGCGTGGCTGCTTCGCCCGGGACCATAGAGTGCGGGGGTAGAGCAGCCCGCAGAGACGGCGCAAGTGCTTCCGGGTGGGGAGTTTCATAACGACCTGGTAGCGGAAGCGAGAGGCGACGGGAGCTCCGCGCCGCTGCTATGGAGGAGCCCGCGCGTCGGCGGCACAGGAAGCGGAGCCCGCGCGGAAGCCGCTCCCCGCCGGGAAACTCGGGCGCCAGCAGGTAACGGGCCTGAGTAGGCTCCGCCTCTCGCGCttcctgggcctgggcctgggcctcagcgaccgagaggaggaggagggttcggGCCGGGCCGCCCCGTCGCCCGCGGGGCCCCCTAAAGAGCGGGCCTGGAGCGCCGCTGGCGTGCTGGGCTTTGGGCGGCTAGTCGTGGGGCTGCGGTTGGGCCCTCGAGCCCGGTGTGTTGAGCGGCGTGTGCCCTTCTGGCTTTCTCTGTTTCTACTGATGGGGAGCCTGGTGCCTAATTTGATTTTTGTATCTTAAAAGATCACAGTCCAAGCGGAAAAACAAGTCCTCAGACAAAAGACGGAAATCTCCCCGAGAGAAAAGGAGCCGAAGTCCCCATCATGCTATACCTAAAGTGAAGCAGGTAAATGGACGCGTTGCAAATCATGTTCAGGGGCTCCATGGTGGTTTTCTTGATATGACGGGGAAATGTGGTAAGGCTTGGGAGCAAAACAAGTATGGACACATTGAGAGAAAAGCTGTTTGAATAGGAAATTACATCCTGAGCAAATATTAAATCTACCAGCAGAATAAAACTACATCCCTACACATATTTCTTCAGAAGTCTCATTCCctagcaagtgtgtttaggattgtagtttATGTATCATAGCTTTATTGCCCAGTTTCTAACTCTGCTAGTTAACAGTTCAAGCACACTGTAACATTTCAGGAGGGTTTTTTCACCAAGGATCctcaattatttttaattacagtTTAGCTTGCttgagaaaattattattattattattattattattgttattattgttattattcaaaTTTGGGAAGCCAGAAATAATCTCAGGGGTggataacttgtggccctccagatgttttggcctacaactcccattagttcTACCCAGCAATGCCAGTGTTCAACGGATGATGGAAGATGCAGGCCAAGTCATCTGgggggccaccagttgcccagcCCTGTAACAATGAAGACTACTGTGACATTTTAAAGACCTGACAAATTTCTCTGAAAGTTTATGccgtaataaatttgttagttatcaaggtgtcacaagacttACATGGTTACTTCTCCAGAATCTGAGCCTTCAAGGTTTTGTAGCTTAAATTtaagacagcaggaaaaaaatatgGCCATTAAGCAAAGCACCACTGTACTGACTAACAGATTTAGAGTTCAGTCCTACCAGTTGCACCCTTAGTGATTGGAAGCCCCTGACTTTGGAGGCATCCGATCATCCAATGAACGGTGGGAGAagtggcagaggcaatcttcGCTTCTTCATCCAGATTTTGCTAGGTCTACATCTTAGCCCGTCTAGGGAGGGTGCTtcagagggagggaaggtggcTGGAAGAGGCTTgggataacttgtatcctggcctctctggtttcctcccctccacacccaccagaacacccccctcctcctccaaggtctcTTTTCAACCTCAGAGGGCAGATGGCTGCAAGAGGAAGGGGAgttggatctcctgacttccccttctgaggttggagcactgtgaAGGGGGAATGCAATCAATACAGTCCCTGGGACCCTCAGCTAAGTatcgtaggattgctctctaagtctTTCAGTTCTAGAAAATGTATTTGGAAAATATGAAAATGTGCATCATTGATATTCCTCAATACGTCTTCTAACTTAATTCTTGTTGTTTCACTGTTATAGGAGCGAGAGGATCGCTCCCGGAGGGGACATGAAGAACGACAGCATCGAGATCATTCTGAACTTGAGCACAGGCGAGACAGAAGCGATGACAAAGACAGACACCGGGGCCATTCAGGCCGAAGGAAGTCCCATAGAGATCAGCCTGGGAGTCACGAAAGGGAAAGAGACACTCATCATTTCCAGGATCAGCAAGCACAGAGGGAATTCTATAATGAGCGACGGCGTGAGCATCGTCAGCAGATGGAAGTGAG contains the following coding sequences:
- the DNALI1 gene encoding axonemal dynein light intermediate polypeptide 1, which translates into the protein MIPPADSLLRYETPVLVSRNTDKRSPKARPLKATPQVQPPAAPVSPPKGKAPSPAADPSKQAEEILNAILPPREWMEENQLWIQQVSSTPSTRMDVVHLQEQLDLKLQQRQARETGICPVRRELYSQCFDELIREVTINCAERGLLLLRVRDEIRMTIAAYQTLYESSVAFGMRKALQAEQGKSDMERKIADLEDEKRDLERQVNEQKAKCEAIEKRELERRQVEEKKHTEEVQFLKRTNQQLKAQLEGIIAPKK